A segment of the Pseudomonadota bacterium genome:
CATTCAATGCAGTTCTGACCTGCTGGGAACCCCTTAAAGCATATTTTGTTCCTCATCGGAGGCCCTGGATTGTACTCCATTCCTATGACATGGTTGCCCTGGGTGGGGATATGCGACAAGGAATTCAATGATGCCGGGTAGTTATCCATTTCAAAGTAGAAAGTTTCTACCGCTGTCCTAAAAAAGGAAAACATGCTTACCCCTTCTGCTACTGTGGCTTTTTTGAGGTAATGCTTGTAGAGTGCTATAGCGGATGCGCTTAATATGGCGACAATTGCAAAAACGACCACCAATTCGATGAGGGTCATCCCTCGTTGTTTGCTTGTCATAGATTTTTGCCTTTTTTATGGTAGGAGTCCAAGATAAAAGGGCAACCATAAAGGATTGCCCCTACAAACCGTTAGATTATGTAGGGGCAATCCCTTGTGGTTGCCCTTAACGGCGATGGCATTGTCCTTTAAACTAAGTCTACCGTTCTTCCTTAATTTGAAAGCCCATTTTTCGTAGTTCCTGTGCGATCTCAATTTTATTTTCCAGCAACTTCAGTTGTTTCTCATAAAGATGTACTTTGATGGGATTGATTTCCGCACGGAATTCTTCCACAGCCGCCTTCGCTTCATCAAACCGATCATCTAATATCAACCACTCAACCAGACTCAGGCGCAACGAGAGCGAATCTCTTAATGCTAAAGCTTTTTTCGCAACCTGCACTGCCTGTTCATAACGTTTTTCAGAAACATGAAACATAACGTATTGATAGTAAAAAGAGGCTTTATAGCGAGCATTATTCGGATTCTCTATCAATGTGTTAAGCATTTTGTCCATCGTGGATGAATCTAAATCGCAACGACCCTCTGCCCGTTGTTTTAATATGAACTCTAGAAGTGAGACTATCGCATGATTATATTTGCTCGTCCGAAAATGCTGGATAACTTGTTGC
Coding sequences within it:
- a CDS encoding prepilin-type N-terminal cleavage/methylation domain-containing protein, with the translated sequence MTSKQRGMTLIELVVVFAIVAILSASAIALYKHYLKKATVAEGVSMFSFFRTAVETFYFEMDNYPASLNSLSHIPTQGNHVIGMEYNPGPPMRNKICFKGFPAGQNCIEWIWQDVPPQAYWTCKPSETNTSLESIYLPKNCQD